The Methylomonas koyamae genome has a segment encoding these proteins:
- a CDS encoding DUF5765 domain-containing protein, protein MCFSANMSLGLGVAGLVASSVTFLDKDETFWVRLARAYAIFHFSLMEFIQYFAYPVADQCGYGTNLLLSELSSVHISLQAFAIMPALATYSTDPGALRKAFFVGSSLSGLFLIFTRLPNDWQLFGIDPNFIGRMQSCLFMGIYHIGYAISSAFGLLVTHGSLFALALSGFVWKNNWRIGTYHCFGALMTLFVPQWLFGVSTGEAAAMYCFYSIPITASFMPWFKKIFIGRVADAADGMPARQQS, encoded by the coding sequence ATGTGTTTTAGCGCCAATATGTCTTTGGGATTGGGAGTGGCCGGGCTGGTTGCGTCCAGCGTCACTTTTTTGGATAAGGACGAAACCTTTTGGGTCAGGTTGGCTCGGGCCTATGCGATTTTCCATTTTTCGTTGATGGAGTTCATCCAGTATTTCGCCTATCCGGTCGCCGACCAGTGCGGCTACGGCACCAATTTACTGCTCAGCGAATTGTCGTCGGTGCATATCAGTTTGCAAGCCTTTGCCATCATGCCGGCCTTGGCCACCTATTCGACCGATCCCGGCGCGTTACGCAAAGCCTTTTTCGTCGGTAGCAGCCTGAGCGGCTTGTTTCTGATCTTTACTCGGCTGCCCAACGATTGGCAGTTGTTCGGGATCGATCCCAATTTCATCGGCCGCATGCAGTCCTGCCTGTTCATGGGCATTTACCACATCGGTTATGCGATTTCGAGCGCCTTCGGCTTGCTGGTTACCCACGGCTCGCTGTTCGCGTTGGCTTTGAGCGGGTTTGTCTGGAAAAACAATTGGCGGATCGGCACATACCATTGCTTCGGCGCCTTGATGACCTTGTTTGTGCCGCAGTGGTTGTTCGGCGTCAGTACCGGCGAAGCGGCGGCGATGTATTGCTTCTATTCGATTCCGATTACCGCCAGCTTCATGCCCTGGTTCAAAAAGATCTTTATCGGCCGGGTCGCGGATGCGGCCGATGGCATGCCGGCGCGGCAACAGTCCTAG